The proteins below are encoded in one region of Paenibacillus sp. YYML68:
- a CDS encoding NAD(P)-dependent oxidoreductase, producing the protein MRKGSRILITGAAGFTGRHACSYFASLGCHVTGIVRQLPSRSLDGSESLRLRVCDLTKQDDVQQLIAEEQPHYVLHLAGLNAVADSWVEPLAYMQVNVLSTLHLLEGVRRSGLTGSRVLVAGSMLSSRLTDDERRPAPDHPYGLSKSLQSMLSLAWSSMFGLSVLIAKPSNLIGPGESNGLCGLIGAYAAQVEAGEPVEPFYLSSTTAYRDFLDVRDAVRAYALLLEHGECGRTYPIGSGLRRSLGEAARCFEQEATVPLWWRVGAADATPVRLTCAGDDTTLNVPKPAPSEIDPLPMQQLGWTPSIAFKQSVADIIAYHRHQRLD; encoded by the coding sequence ATGAGGAAAGGATCGCGCATCCTTATCACGGGTGCGGCAGGCTTCACGGGACGGCATGCATGCTCGTACTTCGCGAGCCTCGGCTGTCACGTCACGGGTATCGTCCGCCAGCTGCCGTCCCGGTCTCTTGATGGTTCGGAATCGCTTAGGCTCCGAGTATGCGACTTGACGAAGCAGGATGATGTCCAGCAGCTCATCGCCGAGGAGCAGCCGCACTATGTGCTGCATCTGGCTGGCCTCAACGCGGTAGCGGATTCGTGGGTGGAGCCTCTCGCGTATATGCAGGTGAATGTGCTCTCGACGCTGCATCTGCTGGAGGGGGTGCGCAGGTCAGGATTGACTGGCAGCCGGGTGCTGGTCGCAGGCTCCATGCTCAGCTCCCGGCTAACGGATGATGAGCGGCGGCCTGCGCCCGACCATCCTTATGGCCTTAGCAAGTCGCTCCAATCGATGCTCAGTCTGGCGTGGAGCTCGATGTTCGGACTGTCGGTGCTTATTGCGAAGCCGTCTAACTTGATCGGGCCGGGGGAGTCGAATGGTCTATGCGGACTCATCGGAGCCTATGCGGCTCAGGTGGAAGCAGGTGAACCGGTGGAGCCGTTCTATCTGTCCTCCACGACGGCGTATCGTGATTTCCTCGACGTCCGCGATGCGGTGCGTGCGTATGCGCTCCTGTTGGAGCATGGAGAATGCGGCCGCACGTATCCGATCGGCTCGGGCTTGCGGCGGTCACTCGGGGAAGCGGCACGCTGCTTCGAGCAGGAGGCGACCGTTCCATTATGGTGGCGAGTCGGAGCAGCCGATGCCACTCCCGTCCGACTGACCTGTGCAGGCGACGACACTACGTTGAACGTTCCGAAGCCAGCTCCGTCTGAGATTGACCCGCTTCCCATGCAGCAGCTCGGCTGGACACCATCCATCGCGTTCAAGCAGTCGGTTGCCGACATCATCGCTTATCACAGACATCAACGCCTTGATTAG
- a CDS encoding SDR family oxidoreductase has protein sequence MRMLVIGGNGMAGHMLLHHLANDRSYELFYTLRERALYTLPGAGLYADVRDANRIEQLLLAVRPDVIVNAVGLLNDLARQHEVDAYTINGLLPHRLAAIADRIRAKVIHISTDCVFEGKRGGYTERHVPDGTTVYARTKALGEVTFGQHMTIRTSIIGPELRKDGIGLLRWFLLQQGEIKGYTRVPWNGVTTLELAKFIQHVCESGGALSGLVHLTAPETVSKYELLLKFQRAFNKQDVTIVPDDVIVLDRTLISTRSDLSYTVPSYDDMLAELRDRMMKLP, from the coding sequence ATGAGAATGCTAGTGATCGGCGGAAACGGCATGGCCGGTCATATGCTGCTCCATCATTTGGCCAATGACCGATCCTATGAGCTGTTCTACACGCTTCGTGAGCGAGCTCTGTATACGCTGCCCGGGGCGGGGCTGTACGCAGATGTGCGCGATGCGAATCGAATCGAGCAGCTGCTGCTGGCGGTTCGTCCTGATGTCATCGTCAACGCGGTCGGATTGCTGAACGATCTGGCACGCCAGCATGAGGTCGATGCGTATACGATCAACGGCCTTCTCCCGCATCGACTTGCAGCTATAGCTGATCGGATCAGAGCGAAGGTCATTCATATCAGCACGGACTGTGTATTCGAAGGGAAACGGGGCGGCTATACGGAGCGTCATGTGCCGGATGGCACGACTGTATACGCCAGAACGAAGGCGCTCGGCGAGGTGACCTTCGGTCAGCATATGACGATCCGCACCTCGATAATCGGGCCGGAGCTGCGTAAGGATGGGATCGGCTTGTTGCGCTGGTTTTTGCTTCAGCAGGGTGAGATCAAGGGCTATACGCGGGTTCCGTGGAACGGCGTGACGACGCTGGAGCTTGCCAAGTTCATCCAGCATGTGTGCGAGAGCGGAGGAGCGCTGAGTGGACTTGTTCATCTGACAGCTCCAGAGACGGTCAGCAAATACGAGCTGCTGCTCAAGTTCCAGCGCGCGTTCAATAAACAGGATGTGACGATCGTCCCTGACGATGTGATTGTGCTGGACCGAACGCTGATCTCGACGCGCAGCGATCTGAGCTACACGGTGCCGTCGTATGATGACATGCTGGCGGAGCTGCGCGACCGGATGATGAAGCTCCCATGA
- a CDS encoding SDR family NAD(P)-dependent oxidoreductase produces the protein MFNGSTILVTGGTGSWGHELVTQLLTCDPKEVIVFSRNESTQVAMKRAFEDDRLKFCIGDIRDREAVTAACKGVDYVFHLAALKHVPVCEDQPYEALKTNVHGTQHIIEAAIENKVKKVINISTDKAANPSNFYGMTKAIGEKLIIHANLLDSGTKFVCVRGGNVLGTNGSVIHLFKKQIRERGTIGLTHRDMTRFFLTQQEAISLLLKATVEGRGGEIFVMKMPTCKIIDLAQVLAEQMGTPSLNIRELGIRPGEKIHEILYSEYEAQSTVLYDEDYLVILPTLPIPGLNEAYTNCPKVEVSEYSSAYSLMSNEEIREMLDKGGFLS, from the coding sequence ATGTTTAATGGAAGCACGATCTTAGTTACCGGGGGTACGGGTTCTTGGGGCCACGAGCTGGTCACGCAGCTGCTGACGTGCGACCCGAAGGAAGTGATCGTCTTCTCCCGCAACGAATCGACGCAGGTCGCAATGAAGCGGGCGTTCGAGGATGATCGTCTGAAGTTTTGTATCGGCGACATTCGCGACAGAGAAGCGGTCACAGCCGCATGCAAGGGCGTCGACTATGTGTTCCATCTGGCAGCCTTGAAGCACGTGCCCGTCTGTGAGGACCAGCCGTACGAGGCGCTGAAGACGAATGTGCACGGCACGCAGCACATCATCGAGGCGGCGATCGAGAACAAGGTGAAGAAGGTCATTAACATCTCCACAGATAAGGCGGCGAACCCGTCCAACTTCTACGGCATGACGAAGGCGATCGGCGAGAAGCTGATTATTCATGCCAATCTGCTCGATTCAGGCACGAAGTTCGTCTGCGTGCGGGGCGGCAACGTGCTCGGCACGAACGGCAGCGTCATACATCTGTTCAAGAAGCAAATTCGCGAGCGTGGCACGATCGGCTTGACTCACCGGGATATGACCCGCTTCTTCCTGACCCAGCAGGAGGCGATCTCGCTGCTGCTGAAGGCGACAGTGGAGGGCAGGGGCGGCGAAATATTCGTTATGAAGATGCCGACCTGCAAAATTATTGACCTCGCACAAGTGCTGGCGGAGCAAATGGGCACCCCGAGTCTCAACATCCGGGAGCTTGGCATTCGTCCCGGCGAAAAAATTCATGAAATTTTGTACTCGGAATATGAGGCACAAAGCACGGTGCTGTATGACGAGGATTACTTGGTCATTCTGCCTACGCTGCCAATTCCGGGTCTGAACGAAGCTTACACCAACTGCCCGAAGGTCGAGGTATCCGAGTACTCGTCCGCTTACTCCTTAATGTCGAATGAGGAAATTCGGGAGATGCTGGATAAAGGCGGGTTTTTATCATGA
- the wecB gene encoding non-hydrolyzing UDP-N-acetylglucosamine 2-epimerase codes for MKVMTILGTRPEIIRLSLIIRKLDERAEKHILVHTGQNFTHSLSDVFFQEMGLREPDYRMHHQHHSLGGQLSTMFAEIERILKLERPDKVLLLGDTNSALCAIVAERMGIPVIHMEAGNRCFDLTVPEEKNRKVIDAVSTINMPYTPQSKQNLIREGVPSQRIVLTGNPIYEVLTAYEQQIEASTVLERLALSPKHYFLVTAHRAENVDDPVHLSGIMNGLNLVAERFGLRIVCSIHPRTRSRIEQGESLAMSPLVEFHEPFGFFDFVKLEKEALCVLTDSGTVQEECCIFGVPTVTMRNTTERPETVDCGSNVVSGLQAEQIASAAELMAAMPSHWDMPAGYMDTDVSYKVVKYVLGGKKHV; via the coding sequence ATGAAGGTTATGACAATATTGGGCACGAGACCGGAAATTATTCGGCTCAGCCTCATTATTCGCAAGCTGGATGAACGGGCCGAGAAGCACATCCTCGTGCATACGGGCCAAAACTTTACGCACAGCTTGAGCGATGTTTTTTTTCAGGAAATGGGACTTCGCGAGCCCGACTATCGGATGCACCATCAGCACCATTCGCTCGGTGGACAGCTGTCCACGATGTTCGCTGAAATCGAACGCATCCTGAAGCTGGAGCGTCCGGATAAGGTGCTGCTGCTAGGCGATACGAATAGCGCGCTGTGCGCCATCGTCGCAGAGCGTATGGGTATTCCGGTCATTCATATGGAAGCGGGCAACCGCTGCTTCGACCTGACGGTGCCGGAGGAGAAGAACCGCAAGGTGATTGACGCCGTATCGACGATCAATATGCCCTACACGCCGCAGAGCAAGCAGAATCTCATACGCGAGGGTGTACCGAGTCAGCGCATCGTGCTGACGGGCAATCCGATCTACGAAGTATTGACCGCTTACGAGCAGCAGATCGAGGCAAGCACGGTGCTGGAGCGTCTTGCGCTGTCGCCCAAGCATTACTTCCTCGTGACGGCGCACCGGGCGGAAAATGTTGACGATCCGGTTCATCTGAGCGGTATTATGAACGGTCTGAACCTGGTCGCCGAACGCTTCGGGCTGCGCATCGTATGCAGCATTCATCCGCGCACGCGCTCGCGGATCGAGCAGGGGGAGTCCTTGGCGATGAGCCCGCTCGTCGAGTTCCATGAGCCGTTCGGGTTCTTCGATTTTGTGAAGCTGGAGAAGGAGGCGCTCTGTGTGCTGACCGACAGCGGAACGGTGCAGGAGGAATGCTGCATATTCGGGGTGCCAACGGTGACGATGCGTAATACGACGGAACGTCCGGAGACGGTCGATTGCGGCAGTAACGTTGTATCGGGCTTACAAGCGGAGCAAATTGCGTCGGCCGCCGAGCTGATGGCTGCCATGCCGAGTCATTGGGATATGCCAGCAGGCTATATGGATACCGACGTGTCCTACAAGGTAGTTAAATATGTGCTGGGGGGAAAGAAGCATGTTTAA
- a CDS encoding glycosyltransferase family 4 protein: MNIVLFSHLCGKDMITGAEKYVLTLARELTRWADCTLVVPQDGLLRQEAQRYGLRTHIQDYDNVWMMTEPGLDLIERLETRLQQREHGSIIALLQSLQPDLVIVNTCVNVLPAVAARQLGIPVAWFMNEKISEHAATLHAVEVIDRYADWIIGISETTLRPFRQKPPVASKLQLLMPTWNPEELHPDAWSTLREAKRWSLGIRPQEQVVGFISSGFTALKGTEHFAVMAAEVARRKPGTRFLMVGRATDPELFERCMRVLQASGHRSRVQHIQFDSNIESIVPAMDVVVVPSLIDEGFGLTAIEGMLFGKGVVTYRSGGLEEIMRATGNAEWIAEQGDTIGLIERVTQLLDAPLPQLGQASRSAVEAAFGIAAYRHRLGGLIGLFHSRQEVARAHRPQEAAAVAQASGLYVGEHDPSVYLVEYGQKRPFVSQETFRFYKYAWQDVRKVSDRALYGVPSGAPIRMDGGWAHRPPIMLARGSGKSVYLIANGRKHPFSSPAAVQQRGYAMSQVIELPEEELQQLPLGDAIFAERSAYRARRNRLRVRRIRLKQRGRRRKPRARHLKRLRLLGKRIRLRKGRRLRRVSGHSARLTSRSRRLTKRLVRSKAGHRRHRRRLGLRVRRKGTGRTARRR, encoded by the coding sequence ATGAATATTGTACTGTTCTCGCATCTATGCGGCAAGGACATGATTACCGGTGCCGAAAAATACGTACTCACGCTCGCAAGGGAGCTTACCCGCTGGGCGGATTGCACGCTGGTCGTCCCTCAGGATGGCTTGCTGCGGCAGGAGGCACAGCGTTATGGACTGCGCACACACATTCAAGACTATGACAACGTGTGGATGATGACAGAGCCAGGGCTGGATCTCATCGAGAGGTTGGAGACGAGGCTGCAGCAGCGCGAGCACGGCTCGATCATCGCTCTCCTGCAGTCGCTGCAGCCTGATCTAGTTATCGTGAACACGTGTGTGAATGTCCTGCCGGCAGTCGCTGCCCGCCAGCTCGGCATACCGGTCGCCTGGTTCATGAATGAGAAAATATCCGAGCATGCGGCTACGCTGCATGCGGTCGAGGTCATTGACCGATATGCCGATTGGATTATCGGCATATCGGAGACGACGCTGCGTCCGTTCCGACAGAAGCCGCCCGTAGCGTCGAAGCTGCAGCTTCTGATGCCGACCTGGAATCCGGAGGAGCTTCATCCCGACGCCTGGTCGACGCTACGGGAGGCGAAGCGTTGGTCGCTGGGCATCCGGCCGCAGGAGCAGGTGGTCGGCTTCATTTCTTCCGGCTTCACCGCGCTGAAGGGGACGGAGCACTTCGCCGTAATGGCTGCCGAGGTGGCCCGGCGCAAGCCCGGCACCCGGTTCCTCATGGTTGGCAGAGCGACAGACCCTGAGCTGTTCGAGCGGTGTATGCGTGTCCTGCAAGCGTCGGGACATCGTTCACGCGTTCAGCATATTCAGTTCGACTCGAACATCGAGAGCATCGTGCCTGCGATGGATGTCGTGGTCGTACCGAGCTTGATTGACGAGGGCTTCGGACTCACGGCGATCGAAGGGATGCTGTTCGGCAAGGGAGTCGTGACGTACCGCTCGGGAGGTCTGGAGGAAATTATGAGAGCGACCGGCAACGCCGAGTGGATCGCCGAGCAGGGGGATACGATCGGACTGATCGAGCGAGTTACCCAGCTACTCGATGCTCCTCTACCCCAGCTCGGGCAGGCGAGCCGCAGTGCGGTCGAAGCCGCATTCGGCATCGCCGCCTATCGTCATCGTCTTGGCGGGCTGATCGGGCTGTTTCACTCGAGACAGGAGGTGGCCCGCGCTCATCGGCCTCAAGAGGCGGCAGCGGTCGCGCAGGCGAGCGGGCTGTATGTCGGCGAGCACGATCCGTCCGTCTACTTGGTCGAGTATGGACAGAAGCGTCCGTTCGTCTCCCAAGAGACATTCCGCTTCTATAAATATGCATGGCAAGATGTGCGGAAGGTGTCGGACCGTGCGCTGTACGGCGTTCCATCTGGTGCTCCAATACGTATGGACGGCGGATGGGCCCATCGACCGCCGATCATGCTCGCGCGGGGCTCGGGCAAGTCGGTCTACCTGATCGCGAACGGGCGCAAGCATCCGTTCTCCTCGCCTGCAGCGGTTCAGCAGCGGGGCTACGCGATGAGTCAGGTCATCGAGCTGCCCGAGGAGGAGCTGCAGCAGCTTCCGCTGGGCGATGCGATCTTCGCCGAGCGCTCAGCGTATAGAGCGCGTCGGAACCGTCTGCGCGTACGACGAATCCGGCTGAAGCAGCGAGGCAGACGTCGTAAGCCAAGAGCCCGCCATCTCAAGCGATTGAGACTGCTGGGCAAGCGCATCCGCTTGCGCAAGGGACGGCGCTTGCGTCGCGTATCCGGTCACAGCGCTCGATTGACCAGTCGCAGCCGGAGGCTTACGAAGCGCCTCGTCCGAAGCAAGGCCGGTCATCGCAGGCACCGGCGTCGGCTCGGGCTGCGCGTAAGGCGCAAGGGGACCGGGCGCACCGCCCGAAGAAGATAG
- a CDS encoding glycosyltransferase produces the protein MAGKAVNRRALSARPAAWRKGWDDGYRSGSECGYHLGRCEAVMRKLPPSQLAWWDVRLLYITSGKGYPYSPLDDSIIVALRALVRQLDVMTPSEPYVEYAIQTKPDVVLVLDGLNIDTGHMDTIRSHGIRTAVWLTDDPYYTDLTLPLVLHFDTVFTLELSCVDFYRRHGSRDVHYLPFAANPAIFRPKPALASHRYEVSFIGSAYWNRVAIFDQLAPYLARRRSYICGIWWDRLKAYSQLSSSIALNKWMSAEETSLYYNGTKIVINLHRATDDDTFNHNSRLISAVSPNPRTFEIAACGTLQLTDIRHDIARFYKPGEEIVTYGSAEELLQKLDYYLHHEEERRRIALNALKRTMTEHTYATRMAQMLRILFG, from the coding sequence ATGGCCGGAAAAGCTGTAAATCGGCGCGCCCTAAGCGCTCGGCCTGCCGCATGGCGCAAGGGCTGGGACGATGGTTACCGTTCCGGCAGTGAATGCGGCTATCACTTGGGACGATGTGAGGCGGTTATGCGCAAGCTGCCCCCGAGCCAGCTCGCCTGGTGGGACGTCCGCCTGTTGTACATTACTTCAGGCAAGGGCTATCCGTACTCCCCTCTGGATGATTCGATCATCGTCGCGCTGAGGGCACTTGTGCGGCAGCTGGATGTGATGACTCCGAGTGAGCCTTACGTTGAATATGCGATACAGACGAAGCCGGATGTCGTGCTCGTCCTGGATGGCTTGAATATCGATACCGGGCATATGGATACGATTCGATCGCACGGTATACGTACGGCGGTATGGCTGACCGACGATCCGTATTACACGGACTTGACGCTGCCGCTCGTGCTGCACTTCGATACGGTGTTTACGCTGGAGCTCAGCTGCGTTGATTTTTACCGGAGACACGGCAGCCGGGACGTTCATTACTTGCCGTTCGCGGCGAACCCGGCTATATTTCGGCCGAAGCCAGCCTTAGCTTCACATCGTTATGAGGTCAGCTTCATCGGCTCGGCCTATTGGAATCGTGTCGCCATCTTCGATCAGCTCGCTCCATATTTGGCAAGACGAAGGTCGTATATATGCGGCATTTGGTGGGACCGTCTTAAAGCTTACTCACAGCTGTCGTCCTCTATCGCACTGAACAAGTGGATGTCCGCTGAGGAGACGTCACTCTATTACAATGGAACAAAAATTGTCATTAACCTGCACCGGGCAACGGATGACGATACATTTAATCACAATTCACGGCTGATCAGCGCCGTATCCCCGAATCCGAGAACGTTCGAGATTGCCGCCTGCGGCACGCTCCAGCTGACCGACATTCGTCACGATATCGCCCGCTTCTATAAGCCGGGGGAAGAAATCGTCACCTATGGCTCGGCCGAGGAGCTCCTTCAGAAGCTGGACTACTACTTGCACCACGAGGAGGAGCGGAGGCGGATTGCGCTGAACGCACTCAAGCGTACGATGACCGAGCATACGTACGCAACTCGGATGGCGCAGATGCTGCGCATCTTGTTCGGTTAA
- a CDS encoding glycosyltransferase, whose product MSRTHSSGAAAGREAGWDEGYDTGWEHGRHYGRCEAVRQRVSVPAPSVRRLKVLFVPQGFDGLDQGLEAALRRTVATTIIAHATEMFTKAAEHRPDLVLVMNGLHIFPADHLEQVDRIRSELGIKTAIWFADDPYFTDHTVTIAPHYDCIVTHEMSCVPFYASLGCKQVHYLPLAVDTDRFRPQPAAMSYRSDICFIGNAFWNRVEWFDRLAPYLAGKRVFIGGGHWDRMTSYKLLKPYIRDGWIPVEETVRYYSGAKIVINMHRGHDHQTDNRNQRHIPPFSINPRTYEISACGTLQLTDVRSDLTRYYTPGVELDVYHSPEDLIAKLDYYLKHEEARQRIALNGLKRTLQEHTFVHRVDQLFTLLGYSG is encoded by the coding sequence ATGTCCAGAACCCATTCAAGCGGAGCTGCGGCAGGCCGTGAGGCAGGCTGGGATGAGGGCTATGACACCGGATGGGAGCATGGCCGGCATTACGGCCGCTGCGAGGCTGTGCGGCAGCGTGTGAGCGTTCCAGCGCCATCGGTTCGGAGGCTGAAGGTCCTGTTCGTCCCGCAAGGGTTCGACGGACTCGACCAAGGGCTCGAGGCGGCCTTGCGCAGAACCGTTGCCACTACAATAATCGCGCATGCGACAGAAATGTTCACGAAGGCGGCCGAGCATCGACCTGATCTGGTGCTCGTCATGAACGGTCTGCACATATTTCCCGCGGATCATCTGGAGCAGGTCGACCGCATTCGCTCGGAGCTTGGCATCAAGACCGCCATCTGGTTTGCAGATGATCCGTACTTTACCGACCACACGGTCACCATTGCTCCGCACTACGATTGCATCGTTACGCATGAGATGAGCTGCGTGCCGTTCTACGCGTCGCTCGGCTGTAAGCAGGTGCACTACTTGCCGCTCGCCGTCGATACGGACCGATTCCGTCCGCAGCCGGCAGCCATGTCCTACCGAAGCGATATATGCTTCATCGGCAACGCGTTCTGGAACCGAGTAGAATGGTTCGATCGGCTTGCGCCGTACTTGGCTGGCAAGCGTGTCTTCATAGGCGGCGGTCATTGGGACCGTATGACCAGCTACAAGCTGCTGAAGCCGTACATTCGTGACGGCTGGATACCCGTAGAGGAAACCGTTCGCTATTACAGCGGTGCGAAGATCGTCATCAACATGCACCGGGGTCATGATCATCAGACGGACAATCGAAATCAGCGACACATCCCCCCTTTCTCCATCAATCCACGCACTTACGAAATTTCCGCCTGCGGTACGCTGCAGCTGACCGATGTGCGCAGCGACTTGACCCGCTATTATACACCCGGCGTCGAGCTCGACGTCTATCATTCTCCCGAAGACCTAATCGCTAAGCTTGATTATTACTTGAAGCATGAGGAGGCTCGTCAGCGGATTGCTCTGAACGGCTTGAAGCGAACGCTGCAGGAGCATACCTTCGTCCACAGGGTAGATCAGCTGTTCACCCTGCTCGGATACAGCGGCTGA
- a CDS encoding dTDP-4-dehydrorhamnose 3,5-epimerase family protein yields MSIIGVNKKPLVKHCDDRGFFMELLREDDSIYGRFGQASMSTSYPGVIKAFHYHKLQDDIWFFPSGHAQVVLHDMRSDSASYGKTDVYYMGEDVPYLLFIPRGVAHGYRVLGQTPATIVYFTNMAYDPKQPDEYRIAYDDPAIGFDWSTKFR; encoded by the coding sequence ATGAGCATTATCGGTGTGAACAAAAAACCGCTGGTGAAGCACTGCGACGACAGAGGCTTCTTCATGGAGCTGCTGCGGGAGGACGATTCGATCTACGGACGGTTCGGCCAGGCGTCGATGTCCACGTCTTACCCCGGCGTCATCAAGGCGTTCCATTACCATAAGCTGCAGGATGACATATGGTTTTTCCCTAGCGGGCATGCGCAGGTCGTTCTGCACGATATGCGTTCGGACTCCGCGTCCTATGGCAAGACAGACGTCTATTATATGGGCGAGGACGTCCCGTATCTGTTATTCATTCCGCGCGGCGTTGCCCATGGCTACCGGGTACTCGGACAGACGCCAGCGACGATCGTGTACTTCACGAACATGGCTTACGACCCGAAGCAGCCGGATGAATACCGGATCGCGTATGACGATCCTGCGATCGGGTTCGATTGGTCGACCAAGTTCCGTTAA
- the rfbD gene encoding dTDP-4-dehydrorhamnose reductase: MKLLITGAGGQLGRDLTRVLSEQHEVVPMTRQQLDIVDEKVVREALADVRPDAVIHAAAYTKVDLAETETAEAYRINTLGTGYVALAADAVKAKVVYVSTDYVFDGSKGAPYSEDDPVRPLSVYGVTKRLGEQLVETTCARHYIVRTSWLYGQGGDNFVTKVLSKAQAGQPLQVVDDQFGSPTYTRDLAECIGRLVETEHYGLYHVSNGGYCSRFAFAEAIVQEAGLAHVELRPVTSDQFVTPAHRPAHSAFAHEALRKAGFPPMRGWREALAAYIQDDVQIMNSKGEQE, translated from the coding sequence ATGAAGCTGCTCATTACAGGAGCTGGCGGGCAGCTCGGTCGTGACCTAACCCGGGTGCTGTCAGAGCAGCACGAGGTCGTGCCCATGACGAGGCAACAGCTCGATATCGTCGATGAGAAAGTGGTGCGGGAGGCGCTCGCGGATGTGCGGCCGGATGCCGTCATTCATGCGGCGGCTTACACGAAGGTGGATCTGGCAGAGACTGAGACAGCCGAGGCTTATCGCATCAACACGCTCGGAACCGGGTACGTCGCACTTGCGGCCGACGCTGTGAAGGCCAAGGTCGTCTATGTCAGCACCGACTATGTGTTCGACGGTAGCAAGGGAGCGCCGTACAGCGAGGACGATCCTGTTCGCCCGCTCAGCGTCTATGGCGTCACGAAGCGTCTGGGCGAGCAGCTGGTCGAGACGACATGTGCGCGGCACTATATCGTCCGTACGTCTTGGCTGTACGGGCAAGGCGGCGACAACTTCGTCACCAAGGTGCTGTCCAAGGCACAAGCGGGTCAGCCGCTGCAGGTCGTTGACGACCAGTTCGGCTCGCCGACGTACACGAGAGATTTGGCCGAGTGCATCGGTCGTCTCGTCGAGACGGAGCATTACGGGCTGTATCACGTATCCAACGGCGGCTACTGCTCGCGGTTCGCGTTCGCCGAGGCGATTGTGCAGGAGGCTGGCCTTGCGCATGTCGAGCTGCGTCCCGTTACATCCGACCAGTTCGTAACGCCCGCGCATCGTCCAGCGCATTCTGCCTTCGCTCATGAGGCGCTGCGTAAGGCTGGTTTTCCGCCGATGCGGGGCTGGAGAGAGGCGCTGGCCGCCTATATTCAAGACGATGTACAGATTATGAACAGCAAGGGGGAGCAGGAATGA
- the rfbB gene encoding dTDP-glucose 4,6-dehydratase: MRTILVTGGCGFIGSNFIKYWASHHPHDRIVNLDLLTYAGNPNNVAELEGSEQYRFVKADIADAEAVARLFDEEKLAAVVHFAAESHVDRSIRDAGAFVRTNVMGTLCLLEEARRHQVARFVHVSTDEVYGSLGDEGLFTEETPLAPNSPYSASKAGSDLMARAYFETYGLPVMTTRCSNNYGPYQHPEKLIPTIITRALQDQLIPVYGDGTNVRDWLHVEDHCAAIALVLLNGKPGEVYNIGGHNERRNLDIVRTVLQQLGKPETLIQYVQDRLGHDRRYAIDPSKMTTELGWKPKYKLDDGLTATIEWYQHNEAWWRELLTRGDRG; this comes from the coding sequence ATGAGAACGATACTTGTAACAGGAGGCTGCGGCTTCATTGGCAGTAATTTCATTAAATATTGGGCGAGCCACCATCCGCACGATCGGATTGTCAATCTGGACCTGCTCACGTATGCGGGCAACCCGAACAACGTGGCTGAGCTTGAGGGCAGCGAGCAGTACCGATTCGTCAAGGCAGACATAGCCGACGCTGAGGCGGTAGCGCGTCTGTTCGATGAGGAGAAGCTGGCTGCGGTCGTCCATTTTGCAGCGGAATCACATGTGGATCGGAGCATCCGGGATGCGGGGGCGTTCGTCCGGACGAACGTGATGGGCACGCTGTGCCTGCTCGAGGAGGCTCGTCGGCACCAAGTAGCTCGCTTCGTGCATGTGTCGACGGACGAGGTGTACGGCTCGCTGGGCGACGAGGGTCTGTTCACCGAGGAGACGCCGCTTGCGCCGAACAGCCCGTATTCTGCGAGCAAGGCAGGCTCGGACTTGATGGCGAGAGCTTACTTCGAGACGTACGGGCTCCCGGTCATGACGACGCGCTGCTCGAACAACTACGGGCCGTACCAGCATCCGGAGAAATTAATTCCTACTATTATAACGCGTGCGCTGCAGGATCAATTGATCCCGGTATACGGCGACGGAACGAATGTGCGGGATTGGCTGCACGTCGAGGATCATTGCGCGGCGATCGCGCTCGTCCTGTTGAATGGCAAGCCGGGCGAGGTCTATAACATCGGCGGCCATAACGAGCGGCGCAACCTCGACATCGTCCGTACGGTACTGCAGCAGCTCGGCAAGCCGGAGACGCTCATTCAGTACGTGCAGGACCGACTCGGACACGACCGCCGTTATGCGATCGATCCGTCCAAGATGACGACAGAGCTTGGCTGGAAGCCGAAGTATAAGCTCGACGACGGTCTGACCGCCACCATCGAGTGGTACCAGCACAACGAGGCCTGGTGGCGCGAGCTGCTGACGCGAGGTGATCGCGGATGA